One genomic window of Glycine max cultivar Williams 82 chromosome 16, Glycine_max_v4.0, whole genome shotgun sequence includes the following:
- the LOC100796988 gene encoding exocyst complex component SEC15A: MDVKTKRRADVENGDEGEDLVLATLVANGDDISPLVRHAFEMGRPKGLLRQLDFVVKKKEAEIEAMCKTHYEEFILAVDELRGVLVDAEELKSELQSDNFKLQQVGSTLLIKLEELLESYTVKKNVTEAIKMSKNCIKVLELCVKCNNHISESQFYPALKTVDLLEKCYIQNIPARALKRVIEKKIPSIKSHIEKKVCSQVNEWMVQIRSSCKIIGQTAIGRAAQVRQRDEEMLERKRKAEGLNISGVDDQAYNLVVEEDEDSAMKFDLTPLYRACHIHSCLGILEQFHDYYYKNRLLQLNSDLEISSAQPFVESHQTFLAQIAGYFIVEDKVLRTAGGLLVPDKVETMWETALAKITSMLDTQFSHMNSATNLLLVKDYVTLLGSTLRQYGYDIGQLLDVLDNSRDKYHRLLLQECQKQIVDVLGNDSYEQMVIKRDTDYENNVLSFNIQTSDIMPAFPYVAPFSSMVPDACRIVRSFIKGSVDYLSNGVRTGFFDFLRKYLDKFLIEVLNETLLDTINSGNISVSQAMQLAANITVLERACDYFLRHAAQQCCISVRSAEKPQATLTAKVLLKTSRDAVYITLLSLVNTKLDEYMNLVESINWTSEEAKPNGNDYINEVIFYLDSLMSTAQQILPLDAMYKVGTSAIEHISNTIVAAFLSDNVKRFNANAVMNFNNDLRMLESFADERFHSSGLAEIYSGDSFKSCMIEARQLINLLSSSQPENFMNPVIREKNYYALDYKRVASICDKFKDSPDGIFGSLSNKNTKQSAKKKSMDMLKKRLKDFN, encoded by the coding sequence ATGGATGTCAAAACAAAAAGGAGAGCTGATGTAGAGAATGGCGATGAAGGAGAAGACTTAGTTCTAGCTACTCTGGTTGCCAATGGAGATGACATTAGTCCTCTTGTCAGACACGCCTTCGAAATGGGGCGGCCCAAGGGGCTCCTACGCCAGCTTGATTTTGTGGTGAAGAAAAAGGAAGCTGAAATTGAGGCAATGTGTAAAACCCACTATGAGGAATTCATCCTTGCAGTTGATGAACTTCGAGGCGTGTTAGTTGATGCTGAAGAGCTCAAGAGTGAGCTCCAAAGTGATAATTTTAAGTTGCAGCAGGTTGGCAGCACCCTTCTTATCAAGCTTGAGGAGCTTCTTGAATCGTATACCGTCAAGAAGAATGTGACTGAAGCtataaaaatgtcaaagaactgtATTAAAGTATTGGAGCTTTGTGTGAAGTGCAACAATCACATTTCAGAAAGCCAGTTTTATCCTGCACTGAAAACTGTGGATTTACTTGAGAAATGTTACATTCAGAATATTCCTGCCAGGGCTCTCAAAAGGgtgatagagaaaaaaattcctTCCATAAAATCGCACATTGAGAAGAAAGTATGCAGTCAAGTCAATGAATGGATGGTCCAAATAAGGAGTTCTTGTAAAATAATTGGGCAAACGGCAATTGGTCGTGCTGCTCAAGTTCGTCAGAGGGATGAGGAAATGCTGGAAAGGAAGAGAAAGGCTGAGGGATTAAATATTTCAGGGGTTGATGATCAAGCTTATAATTTGGtggttgaagaagatgaagattctGCCATGAAATTTGATCTCACACCTCTTTATCGTGCTTGTCATATTCATAGTTGCCTGGGAATCCTGGAGCAGTTTCATGACTATTACTATAAGAACAGGTTGTTACAATTGAATTCGGATTTGGAGATATCTTCTGCTCAACCTTTTGTCGAATCACATCAGACATTTTTGGCTCAAATTGCTGGGTACTTCATAGTGGAGGATAAGGTCCTGAGGACTGCTGGTGGGCTCCTGGTACCCGATAAGGTTGAAACTATGTGGGAGACTGCTTTagcaaaaataacatcaatgttgGACACGCAATTCTCTCATATGAATTCTGCCACAAATCTTCTCCTAGTTAAGGATTATGTTACACTTCTTGGGTCTACTCTTAGACAATATGGATATGACATTGGCCAACTTCTTGATGTGCTTGATAATAGCCGTGACAAATACCATAGGCTTCTTTTGCAAGAATGTCAGAAACAAATTGTTGATGTTCTTGGCAACGACTCATATGAGCAGATGGTGATAAAAAGGGATACTGATTATGAGAATAATGTTCTGTCATTTAATATTCAAACATCAGATATTATGCCTGCTTTTCCATATGTTGCACCATTCTCCTCCATGGTACCCGATGCTTGTCGCATTGTGAGATCCTTCATCAAAGGCTCTGTTGATTACTTGTCTAATGGTGTACGTACCggtttctttgattttttgagGAAGTATTTGGACAAGTTCCTGATAGAAGTATTAAACGAAACTTTACTTGATACAATCAATAGTGGAAATATCAGTGTGTCTCAAGCAATGCAGCTTGCTGCAAATATAACTGTCCTTGAAAGAGCTTGTGACTATTTCCTTCGACATGCTGCTCAACAGTGTTGCATCTCAGTTCGATCAGCTGAGAAGCCCCAAGCTACTTTAACCGCGAAGGTGTTACTCAAGACTTCGAGGGATGCGGTTTATATTACTCTGCTGAGTTTGGTAAACACAAAATTAGATGAGTATATGAATCTTGTAGAAAGTATCAACTGGACTTCTGAGGAGGCAAAGCCAAATGGAAATGACTACATAAATGAAGTGATCTTTTACCTTGATTCACTAATGTCCACAGCGCAACAAATTTTACCCCTAGATGCTATGTACAAGGTTGGGACAAGTGCAATTGAGCATATTTCCAATACAATTGTGGCTGCTTTCCTTAGTGATAATGTCAAAAGGTTTAATGCAAATGCAGTGATGAATTTCAACAATGATCTTAGGATGTTAGAGAGTTTTGCAGATGAGAGGTTCCATTCTTCTGGCTTGGCTGAAATTTACTCGGGAGATAGTTTCAAGAGCTGTATGATAGAAGCACGACAATTAATCAATCTTCTGTCAAGTAGTCAGCCTGAGAACTTCATGAATCCTGTAATAAGGGAGAAAAACTACTATGCGTTGGATTATAAGAGGGTAGCCTCCATTTGTGATAAATTCAAGGATTCTCCAGATGGGATATTTGGAagtctttcaaataaaaatacaaagcaAAGTGCTAAAAAGAAATCAATGGACATGCTCAAAAAGCGACTTAAGGATTTCAATTGA